In Salvelinus alpinus chromosome 36, SLU_Salpinus.1, whole genome shotgun sequence, the genomic stretch ccagtaaactgagataaggcggagctttacctagcatagacttatagatgacctggaggcagtgggtctggcgacgaatatgtagcgagggccagccgactagagcatacaggtcgcagtggtgggtggtataaggtgatttggtatcaaaacggatggcactgtgatagactgaatCCAGTTTGccgagtagagtattggaagctattttgtagatgacatcgccgaagtcgaggatcggtaggatagtcagttttactagggtaagtttggcggcgtgagtgaaggaggctttattgcgaaatagaaagccgattctagatttgattttggattggagatgtttaatatgagtctggaaggagagtttacagtctaaccagacacctaggtatttatagttgtccacatattctaggtcggaaccgtccagggtggtgatgctagtcgggcaggcgggtgcgggcagcgaacggttgaagagcatgcatttggttttactagcgtttaagagcagttggaggccacggaaggagtgttgtatggcattgaagctcgtttggaggttagttagcacagtgtccaaggaagggccagaagtatacagaatggtgtcgtctgcgtagaggtggatcagggaatcgcccgcagcaagagcgacatcattgatatatacagagaaaagagtcggcccgagaattgaaccctgtggtacccccatagagactgccagaggtccggacaacatgccctccgatttgacacactgaactctgtctgcaaagtagttggtgaaccaggcgaggcagtcattagaaaaaccaaggctattgagtctgccgataagaatacggtgattcacagagtcgaaagccttggccaggtcgatgaagacggctgcacagtactgtcttttatcgatggcggttatgatatcgtttagtaccttgagcgtggctgaggtgcacccgtgaccggctcggaaaccggattgcacagcggagaaggtacggtgggattcgaaatggtcagtgatctgtttattaacttggctttcgaagactttagataggcagggcaggatggatataggtctgtaacagtttgggtctagggtgtcaccccctttgaagagggggatgaccgcggcagctttccaatctttagggatctcggacgatacgaaagagaggttgaacaggctggtaataggggttgcaacaattgcggcagatagttttagaaagagaaggtccagattgtctagcccagctgatttgtacgggtccaggatTTGCAGCtcattcagaacatctgctatctggattttggagaaggagaagctggggaggcttgggcgagtagctgcggggggcggagctgttggtcggggttggagtagccaggaggaaggcatggccagccgttgagaaatgcgtATTGAAATTtccgattatcatggatttatcggtggtgaccgtgttacctagccttagtgcagtgggcagctgggaggaggtgctcttgttctccatggactttacagtgtcccaaaactttttggagttagagctacaggatgcacatttctgcttgaaaaagctagcctttgctttcctgactgactgcgtgtattggttcctgactgatgctattgcagtccgccacaggatgtttttgtgctggtcaagggcattcaagtctggagtgaaccaagggctatatctgttcttagttctgcattttctgcatttttttgaacggggcatgaaCGGGGCATGAACGGGGCACcataagatggtgaggaaattacttttaaagaatgaccaggcatcctcgactgacgggatgaggtcaacatCCTTCcaagatacccgggccaggtcgattagaaaggcctgctcgcagaagtgttttagggagcatttgacagtaatgaggggtggtcgtttgaccgcggacccatagcggatacaggcaatgaggcagtgatcgctgagatcctgattgaaaacagtggaggtgtatttggagggcaagttggtcaggataatgtctatgagggtgcccatgtttacagatttagggttgtatctggtgggttccttgatgatttgtgtgagattgaggacatctagcttagattgtaggactgccggggtgttaagcatatcccagtttaggtcacctaacagaactaactctgaagctagatggggggcgatcaattcacatatggtgtccagggcacagctgggagcggaggggggttgatagcaggcggcaacagtgagagacttatttctggagagattactttttaaaattagaagttcgaactgtttgggtatagacctggaaagtttgacagaactttgcaggctatctctgcagtagattgcaactcctccccctttggcagttctatcttgacggaaaatgttgtagttgggtatggaaatctcatcatttttggtggccttcctaaggcAGGATTCAGatacggcaaggacatcagggttggtggagtgtgctagtcggctgtaccgacttcagatgagtcccaagacgcttgtgggtCGTAGAACAGAGcacatcgtgttcgtgagagtctcatctttccatagaggggttgctacagacgattttgtgagaagacagattttcagGTAGTCTCATGATCAGATAAACACCGTAATAGCACTGTCACTTTTCACCGTAGATGTGGAGGTGAGACAGCTTAAACCGACAGATTTTTacgggatttttgtattatgctaatccTTAGCAACCCCTGAACAGTAACATGTCCATGcagtccacacacaaacacacacacttccgtACAATGTGTATGATGACTTGGCTTTTTGCTAATTGCTACTATACATCCAGTTTCACATAAAATTCAACATCTGTAGCAGAGATAGTTACACTTAATCAACTCTTTCTCTCCCAGAGCGGGATCCCCAACATCATCAGGAAGAGAGTATGCACCACATTCGTAGAGGACTCTTTAAGGTACAGCCTCTCTCTTGGTCACTGAGTTGTCCCTTTATCTGACACAATATAGTTACAGTTACAATGCAAAATGTGTCTGGTCTATGCAAAgcaaatgttgtgtgtgtgtgtgtctctctccctgtcagcaATGGGACATTGTGTCAGTGTGGGGGCATGCGGGAGACTCACGGCTCCAACGCTACGGGAGACTATTTCGGAGCCGCCATCGTCAGCCAGTGGGACAGCTCCCAGCACTCCTCAGAGTACCCCACCGACGCCTTCGGAGAGCTGGAATTCGCAGGGGCTGGCAGGAGACACAGCCATGTGAGTAACACACACATGTAAGAGCATGCACATACCAACATATGCACACACGTGCATGCATACACTTGCAcatatgcaagcacacacacactcatgcaagggcaaactaacacacacacccacacaacactggtGTCTTGGGTTTGGCCTCTGGCCCTTGTTGATGACCTCATGGAGGACGGTGTGTTTATTCAGCCGTCTCACACACTCAATCAATCAGCCAAGGGTATTACTAAGGAATAAATAAcattaggacacacacacacatatctgtcAGTATGGTGACTGGCTGATTCATGAATTAGGTAGCTGGCTTAGTGCCTGTCAACTCATAACTATCAATTGACTCAGCTATGTTACCACATGATCCTACTGAGAGATTGAGTTCATGCTAATCTCATGATGCTAATGAATACGTCACATAGCCATTCATTGACACTAAATGACAAATATGTGAATGTAATTCATTTCAGTCTTTTGCTCATCTACATCAAGTCTGGTTGGGCTGTATGTTGCAGAACGTCTGTCTGGCATTCTATGGAACCGTGGCGTGCGGAATGTTCTCACCGGTACTGATATCTCTTCACTATCGATTAGCTACACCCTATAGGCAAAACAAGGAACTAGCAAGCAGCACTTTATGTAGCCTCTTGAGCATCATAACTTTGTGTGGCGATACTCATTGACCCTTCCCCAccctcttctccttttctcttcctATAGGTCAGTTCTTGCGTCTGTCATGTGACACTCCACCTCAGATCGTGTACAGTCTGATGACGGCCCACTGGGGGGTGCCCTCCCCCAACCTGGTGGTTTCtgttgtggggggtggggggtgcgaGAAGGTCAAGACCTGGGTCAGGGAGGTGCTGAGACAGGGGCTGGTCAAGGCGGCACAGAGAACCGGTgagacacatatacacacaaacagacataccATGGTGTGCTGTGATGGAGGCTGGTCAGAGCACAGCTGAGGACAACGCCCACTCTGTTTCATCTATTTGTTTAAAAGATAATTCATTCATACACTCTTAGAAGTAAAGGAGcctggaagaaccttttgggatTCAAGAAATTGCCACACAGAGGGAACCTTTCCAGTCCAAAAAGGTTTCTTgaggaacccctgtgtaaaggtTCAAACTGGAACCTTTTTGTAATGGGAGGGGTACTATCAAATTCAAATACTTTCGGCTTCATGCGCCATCGGGAGTTATCTATAGGAATACGTGGATGACATCAACGCTATCACTATCTACTGGTTTTAATGTTAATGCCCTCACCTCCcgtctctctcactgtgtgtgtgaatgatatCATTAGGTCTTAGAGACAGCGCACACTTTTATAAAAGAAGAGATTGcttcttctatgcaaatgttgttgatcagtacaataacATACGTCCCAAATGGAAAGGAAATAGATACTTTTTCATCTGTAACCccatgaaatcagccaaaacaagctgAATAACTCAATACATGAACACACTCCTATTGAAaatgcattcacctgtattgggctcccgagtggtgcagcggtctaaggcactgcatctcagtgcttgaggtgtcactacagtcaccctggtttgattccaggcccggccgtgattgggagtcccgtagggcggcgcacaattgggtcagtgttgtctgggtttggccagtgtaggctgccattgtaaataagcatttgttcttaactggcttgcctagttgaataaaggttcaataaaaaaagaaatgtgAATTGGCCTAGGCTACATCTGGATTAACCCAGTTTATCAATAGCAATTTACAATTAAATTCAATTGCCATTATGTTATGTAGTTAGCTTGTAATAAACAAAGTCAAATTGATTATATGATGGTATAATTGATTAATTAATGCATACGTGGCTATCTTTGAAAAATGTACGTAATGTAATATTGACCTCAAAagatctgtctggatcaagtgccattctgtCACTTTGTCTGCCTAATTTTCCTTTTTTGCCGTGGTACTGTTTTGGTGTACTAAACCTGATATCAAAGTCAAATTATGTTGAATTCTGGTTT encodes the following:
- the LOC139564803 gene encoding transient receptor potential cation channel subfamily M member 4-like isoform X2 — encoded protein: MTDKEHEGGEGRTGRRRSDKDQSGIPNIIRKRVCTTFVEDSLSNGTLCQCGGMRETHGSNATGDYFGAAIVSQWDSSQHSSEYPTDAFGELEFAGAGRRHSHVSSCVCHVTLHLRSCTV
- the LOC139564803 gene encoding transient receptor potential cation channel subfamily M member 4-like isoform X1, with the translated sequence MTDKEHEGGEGRTGRRRSDKDQSGIPNIIRKRVCTTFVEDSLSNGTLCQCGGMRETHGSNATGDYFGAAIVSQWDSSQHSSEYPTDAFGELEFAGAGRRHSHSFAHLHQVWLGCMLQNVCLAFYGTVACGMFSPVSSCVCHVTLHLRSCTV